Proteins co-encoded in one Kocuria flava genomic window:
- a CDS encoding M15 family metallopeptidase: MMKTIGGVLGGAAALSLVTGLVAPSAAVATGTTYDIDSASSPTVVVNKHRPLAPRTYVPKPLSRIQAERMRSDAAEAYQKMARAAKADGVNIVAVSGYRSYGAQAGLYDSYVQQYGQETADTIAARPGHSEHQTGLAMDVGNASGVCALQDCFADTPVGAWVAEHAGAYGFIIRYPDGADNQAVTGYAYEPWHIRYVGHDLVRDMEDAALVDPEVDTMEEFFGLEPAPDYLP; the protein is encoded by the coding sequence ATGATGAAGACCATCGGTGGAGTTCTCGGCGGTGCGGCAGCACTGAGCCTGGTGACGGGGCTCGTGGCGCCCTCGGCGGCGGTCGCGACAGGAACGACCTACGACATCGACTCGGCCTCCAGCCCGACGGTGGTGGTGAACAAGCACCGCCCCCTGGCCCCCCGGACCTACGTGCCGAAGCCGCTCAGCCGCATCCAGGCCGAACGGATGCGCTCCGATGCGGCGGAGGCGTACCAGAAGATGGCCCGGGCGGCCAAGGCCGACGGGGTGAACATCGTGGCCGTGAGCGGGTATCGCTCCTACGGCGCGCAGGCCGGCCTCTACGACAGCTACGTTCAGCAGTACGGCCAGGAGACCGCCGACACCATCGCGGCCCGGCCGGGCCACAGCGAGCACCAGACCGGGCTGGCCATGGACGTGGGCAACGCCTCCGGGGTGTGCGCGCTGCAGGACTGCTTCGCGGACACCCCAGTCGGGGCGTGGGTCGCCGAGCACGCCGGAGCCTACGGGTTCATCATCCGCTATCCCGATGGTGCGGACAATCAGGCCGTCACCGGTTACGCCTACGAGCCCTGGCACATCCGCTACGTCGGTCACGACCTGGTCCGGGACATGGAGGACGCGGCTCTGGTGGACCCGGAGGTCGACACCATGGAGGAGTTCTTCGGCCTGGAGCCGGCCCCGGACTACCTCCCGTGA
- a CDS encoding molybdopterin oxidoreductase family protein encodes MTSKDRIAEPWGTRTPYAAGQDWPVRVDTHLAEGLSPEDVDRWVQTASILHSNGDALDIAVKDGRIAGVRGRAVDRVNHGRLGPKDLYGWQANASPDRLTKPLVRENGQLVETDWDTAMDRVVARTQELMAEQGPSAIGFYTTGQLFAEEYYTLGLIAHGGLGTNHVDGNTRLCTATAAAALKESFACDGQPGSYTDIDHADVIALYGHNMAETQTVLWTRILDRLAGQDPPQIVCVDPRPTPVARHATVHLAPRPGTNVALMNGLLHELIAHDRVDHDYISAHAVGYAELEKRVQEYTPEAVSTICDVPAEQIREAARIIGGAQRLLSTVLQGFYQSNQATAAAVQVNNIHIVRGMLGAPGRGILQMNGQPTAQNTRECGGDGDLPGFRNWSNEEHVKDLARVWNIEPFQIPHYSPPTHVMQMMRYVEDGSIRLLWVSGTNPAVSLPELARIRSILEQDRLFLVVQDIFLSETARLADVVLPAATWGEKTGTFTNVDRTVHLSEKAVDPPGEAKPDLDIFIDYARRLDLRDKDGNPLVTWDDAESAFEGWKECTAGRPCDYTGMSYEKLRGGSGIQWPCNEEHPDGTERIYVDGAFWSDPAYCESYGRDLVTGAPLEPAEYKALNPSGKAVIKAAEYLPPHEVPSEQFPLQLITGRTLYHFHTRTKTARAPQLQEAAPEVWVEVSPAEAAAQGVSEGDLVRVTTPRGSVQAQARITGIRPGVVFLPFHFGYWDTPGGHEPDATGRAANELTITDWDAASKQPIFKTAAARLERLGAGPGAAPAPTTTASAPETDTGRPTRGDATAAVDENVHATTEGER; translated from the coding sequence ATGACGAGCAAGGACCGGATCGCCGAACCGTGGGGCACCCGCACCCCCTACGCCGCCGGGCAGGACTGGCCGGTGCGGGTGGACACCCACCTGGCCGAGGGACTGAGCCCCGAGGACGTGGACCGGTGGGTGCAGACCGCCTCGATCCTGCACTCCAACGGCGATGCGCTGGACATCGCGGTCAAGGACGGGCGGATCGCCGGGGTCCGGGGCCGGGCGGTGGACCGCGTCAACCACGGCCGGCTGGGCCCGAAGGACCTCTACGGGTGGCAGGCCAACGCCTCCCCGGACCGGCTCACGAAACCGCTGGTCCGCGAGAACGGGCAGCTGGTGGAAACGGACTGGGACACCGCCATGGACCGGGTCGTCGCCCGCACGCAGGAGCTGATGGCGGAGCAGGGGCCCAGCGCGATCGGCTTCTACACCACCGGCCAGCTCTTCGCCGAGGAGTACTACACCCTGGGGCTGATCGCCCACGGGGGGCTGGGCACCAACCACGTGGACGGCAACACCCGGCTGTGCACCGCCACCGCCGCCGCCGCGCTCAAGGAGTCCTTCGCCTGCGACGGGCAGCCGGGCTCCTACACCGACATCGACCACGCAGACGTGATCGCCCTGTACGGGCACAACATGGCCGAGACCCAGACCGTGCTGTGGACCCGGATCCTGGACCGGCTGGCCGGGCAGGACCCGCCGCAGATCGTCTGCGTGGATCCCCGCCCCACCCCGGTCGCCCGGCACGCGACCGTGCACCTGGCCCCGCGTCCCGGCACCAACGTGGCGCTGATGAACGGACTGCTGCACGAGCTCATCGCCCACGACCGGGTCGACCACGACTACATCAGCGCCCACGCGGTCGGTTACGCCGAGCTGGAGAAACGGGTGCAGGAGTACACCCCGGAGGCCGTCTCCACGATCTGCGACGTGCCCGCCGAGCAGATCCGGGAGGCCGCGCGGATCATCGGCGGTGCGCAACGGTTGCTGTCCACGGTGCTGCAGGGCTTCTACCAGTCCAACCAGGCCACCGCCGCGGCCGTGCAGGTGAACAACATCCACATCGTCCGCGGCATGCTCGGCGCCCCCGGGCGCGGGATCCTGCAGATGAACGGCCAGCCCACCGCCCAGAACACCCGGGAGTGCGGCGGCGACGGGGACCTCCCGGGCTTCCGGAACTGGTCCAACGAGGAGCACGTGAAGGACCTGGCGAGGGTCTGGAACATCGAACCGTTCCAGATCCCGCACTACTCCCCGCCCACCCACGTGATGCAGATGATGCGCTACGTCGAGGACGGCTCCATCCGCCTGCTGTGGGTCAGCGGGACCAACCCGGCCGTGTCCCTGCCGGAGCTGGCCCGGATCCGCTCGATCCTCGAGCAGGACCGGCTCTTCCTGGTGGTCCAGGACATCTTCCTCTCCGAGACCGCCCGGCTGGCCGACGTCGTGCTGCCGGCGGCCACCTGGGGGGAGAAGACGGGCACGTTCACCAACGTGGACCGCACCGTGCACCTGTCCGAGAAGGCCGTCGACCCGCCCGGGGAGGCGAAGCCGGACCTGGACATCTTCATCGACTACGCCCGCCGGCTGGACCTGCGCGACAAGGACGGGAACCCGCTGGTGACGTGGGACGACGCGGAGTCGGCGTTCGAAGGGTGGAAGGAGTGCACCGCCGGGCGCCCCTGCGACTACACGGGCATGAGCTACGAGAAGCTGCGCGGGGGCTCCGGGATCCAGTGGCCGTGCAACGAGGAGCACCCCGACGGCACCGAGCGCATCTACGTCGACGGCGCGTTCTGGTCCGATCCCGCCTACTGCGAGAGCTACGGCCGGGACCTCGTCACGGGCGCCCCCCTGGAGCCGGCCGAGTACAAGGCGCTGAACCCCTCCGGCAAGGCCGTCATCAAGGCCGCCGAGTACCTGCCCCCGCACGAGGTCCCCAGCGAGCAGTTCCCGCTGCAGCTGATCACCGGGCGGACCCTGTACCACTTCCACACCCGCACCAAGACCGCCCGCGCCCCGCAGCTGCAGGAGGCGGCCCCGGAGGTGTGGGTGGAGGTCTCCCCCGCCGAGGCCGCCGCCCAGGGCGTGAGCGAGGGCGACCTCGTGCGGGTCACCACCCCCAGGGGTTCGGTGCAGGCCCAGGCGCGCATCACCGGCATCCGTCCCGGGGTGGTGTTCCTGCCCTTCCACTTCGGGTACTGGGACACCCCGGGCGGGCACGAGCCCGACGCGACGGGACGGGCGGCCAACGAGCTGACCATCACCGACTGGGACGCCGCCTCCAAGCAGCCGATCTTCAAGACCGCCGCCGCCCGCCTGGAACGCCTCGGCGCCGGTCCCGGGGCCGCACCCGCCCCGACCACCACCGCCTCGGCACCCGAGACCGACACCGGCCGGCCCACCCGCGGGGACGCCACGGCCGCGGTGGACGAGAACGTCCATGCCACCACGGAGGGGGAACGATGA
- a CDS encoding transporter substrate-binding domain-containing protein, producing MKRLVSALLVGLGVILASAGCAGLYPADPHGTLSEVTGGVLRVGVSHNEPFVSVRGPVPSGREVELVEDYARTLDAEIAWTADGEEELVDQLEHGQLDLMIGGLTNRTPWEQKVGLTRPYTETTDEFGQQEKHVMAVRKGENAFLLDLDEFLQSQGGQS from the coding sequence ATGAAGAGACTGGTCAGCGCACTGCTCGTCGGGCTGGGGGTGATCCTGGCATCGGCCGGGTGCGCCGGGCTCTACCCGGCCGATCCGCACGGGACGCTGTCCGAGGTCACCGGCGGGGTGCTGCGGGTGGGGGTCTCGCACAACGAGCCCTTCGTCTCCGTCCGGGGACCCGTCCCGTCCGGGCGCGAGGTGGAGCTGGTGGAGGACTACGCGCGGACCCTCGACGCGGAGATCGCCTGGACCGCCGACGGGGAGGAGGAGCTGGTGGACCAGCTCGAGCACGGGCAGCTGGACCTGATGATCGGGGGCCTGACGAACCGGACCCCCTGGGAACAGAAGGTCGGGCTAACCCGCCCCTACACGGAGACGACCGACGAGTTCGGGCAGCAGGAGAAGCACGTGATGGCGGTGCGCAAGGGCGAGAACGCATTCCTGCTCGACCTCGACGAGTTCCTGCAGTCGCAGGGAGGGCAGTCGTGA
- a CDS encoding cation diffusion facilitator family transporter, with amino-acid sequence MAAHHNIENEPLPEEVAADLRRAVRLEWATIVCLVLIVGLVYAVMGNSQAMKTAWIEDMLSFVPPIAFLIGVHMTRRPATAERPYGYHRAIGIAHVVAATALLVMGGYLVVDSALKLITVDHPTIGGIQLFGTTLWLGWLMMAAMVVTAIPPVILGRMKLKLAPPLHNKVLYADADMNKADWMTSLAATVGVAGIGLGWWWADSAAAIVIATSILKDGITNLKAAVAGLIDARPTSVDNKDPHPLLGDIDAYLRGLDWVHTAGARVRDEGQVFHVEGFVVPRAAELPTPDRIQAAQRGLFDLDWKVRDVTITPVRRLPSVLEAHAGPSRH; translated from the coding sequence ATGGCCGCGCACCACAACATCGAGAACGAACCGCTGCCCGAGGAGGTGGCAGCCGATCTCCGCCGGGCGGTGCGGCTGGAGTGGGCCACCATCGTCTGCCTCGTGCTCATCGTGGGGCTGGTCTATGCCGTGATGGGCAACTCCCAGGCGATGAAGACGGCCTGGATCGAGGACATGCTCTCCTTCGTCCCGCCGATCGCGTTCCTGATCGGGGTGCACATGACCCGCAGGCCGGCCACCGCGGAGCGGCCCTACGGCTACCACCGGGCCATCGGCATCGCCCACGTCGTGGCGGCCACGGCGCTGCTGGTGATGGGCGGCTACCTCGTCGTGGACTCGGCGCTGAAACTGATCACCGTGGACCACCCCACGATCGGCGGCATCCAGTTGTTCGGCACCACGCTCTGGCTGGGCTGGCTGATGATGGCCGCCATGGTGGTCACCGCGATCCCGCCGGTGATCCTGGGGCGGATGAAGCTGAAGCTGGCCCCGCCGCTGCACAACAAGGTCCTCTACGCGGACGCGGACATGAACAAGGCCGACTGGATGACCTCCCTGGCCGCCACCGTGGGGGTCGCGGGCATCGGGCTGGGCTGGTGGTGGGCGGACTCGGCCGCGGCGATCGTCATCGCGACCTCCATCCTCAAGGACGGGATCACGAACCTGAAGGCGGCCGTGGCCGGGCTCATCGACGCCCGTCCCACCAGCGTGGACAACAAGGACCCGCACCCCCTGCTGGGGGACATCGACGCCTACCTGCGCGGTCTGGACTGGGTGCACACCGCCGGGGCCCGTGTCCGCGACGAGGGACAGGTCTTCCACGTCGAAGGGTTCGTCGTCCCCCGGGCGGCGGAGCTCCCCACCCCCGACCGCATCCAGGCAGCCCAGCGGGGGCTGTTCGACCTGGACTGGAAGGTCCGCGACGTGACCATCACCCCCGTCCGCAGGCTGCCGTCCGTGCTCGAGGCCCACGCCGGACCCTCGCGGCACTGA
- the gnd gene encoding phosphogluconate dehydrogenase (NAD(+)-dependent, decarboxylating), whose protein sequence is MQMGLVGLGKMGGNMRERLRRAGHTVIGYDTDPQLSDADSLAAMVERIDSELQVVWVMVPDTVVDPVIEELAGLLGEGDVIIDGGNSRWVHDAPRARRLAERGIEYLDCGVSGGVWGITQGYALMVGGNGTTVAKVQPIFDSLKPAGEFGFVHAGEHGAGHFAKMVHNGIEYAIMQAYAEGWELMEAAGHVTSVRETFNSWREGSVIKSWLLDLAVNALDEDEHLERLAGYAEDSGEGRWTVESALDLAVPVPAIANALFARFTSRQDEAPAIKMIAAMRNQFGGHAVRDVAAGPEHLEAEPGEEPAHPSEQ, encoded by the coding sequence ATGCAGATGGGACTGGTAGGCCTGGGGAAGATGGGCGGGAACATGCGCGAGCGCCTGCGCCGGGCCGGGCACACCGTCATCGGCTACGACACCGACCCGCAGCTGTCCGACGCCGACAGCCTGGCGGCGATGGTCGAGCGCATCGACAGTGAGCTGCAGGTGGTGTGGGTGATGGTCCCGGACACCGTCGTCGACCCGGTGATCGAGGAGCTGGCCGGGCTGCTCGGGGAGGGTGACGTCATCATCGACGGCGGCAACTCCCGGTGGGTCCACGACGCCCCGCGGGCGCGGCGGCTGGCCGAGCGGGGCATCGAGTACCTGGACTGCGGGGTCTCCGGTGGTGTCTGGGGCATCACCCAGGGCTACGCCCTGATGGTCGGCGGCAACGGGACGACCGTGGCGAAGGTGCAGCCGATCTTCGACTCGCTCAAGCCCGCCGGGGAGTTCGGCTTCGTCCACGCCGGGGAGCACGGCGCCGGCCACTTTGCGAAGATGGTGCACAACGGCATCGAGTACGCGATCATGCAGGCCTACGCCGAGGGCTGGGAGCTGATGGAGGCGGCCGGGCACGTGACCTCCGTGCGGGAGACCTTCAACTCCTGGCGCGAGGGCTCGGTGATCAAGTCGTGGCTGCTGGACCTGGCCGTGAACGCTCTCGACGAGGACGAGCACCTGGAGCGGCTGGCCGGCTACGCCGAGGACTCCGGGGAGGGCCGGTGGACGGTGGAGTCCGCCCTCGACCTGGCGGTGCCCGTCCCGGCCATCGCCAACGCCCTGTTCGCCCGCTTCACCTCCCGCCAGGACGAGGCCCCGGCGATAAAGATGATCGCGGCGATGCGCAACCAGTTCGGCGGGCACGCCGTGCGCGACGTCGCCGCCGGCCCCGAGCACCTCGAGGCCGAGCCCGGGGAAGAACCAGCCCACCCGTCCGAGCAGTGA
- a CDS encoding L-lactate permease, with protein sequence MDVVMAALPIVLTLGLLLVPAPAWVAPGAGLLAAVAVGLAWFGTPAADVVAAFGDSAWTLVEVLAIIAGGILLARVMDRSGAQRGLARWLSAGGGPTVASALLMAHGVVPFMETVTGFGVSVIIGLPLLLSLGFTPLRAATLSLIALMVGPWGSMGPGTLLGAQIAGVPLDELGVASGVLNVLAFLGSGAVAAVVAGRGLPAPEARFRAAVHARWIGAGLASGAVLSVLVLAANLALGTAVAGAVATLVMSAGWAAVISRGRLGPVPVRALVPYAVLLAGTTAGQLLERALPLGGFGAVLGSPALWSSTGALAGVVVLGLDRSHRRRLPRETLRMWLQVAVPTGLYLVLGTAVSGGGLAEALAAALTGLGPAYLFLVPLLGGLGGYITASGTGANAMFGGTQDAAAQALGIDPLWMMASQNVAAGLACLASPARIELAYRMAGPHQRRDTPGPALTRGALVARTLPFVLVCLVLWGLGNLLWLPTAG encoded by the coding sequence GTGGACGTGGTCATGGCGGCCCTGCCCATCGTGCTGACCCTGGGCCTGCTGCTCGTGCCCGCGCCGGCGTGGGTGGCCCCCGGGGCCGGACTGCTCGCGGCCGTGGCGGTCGGCCTGGCCTGGTTCGGCACCCCCGCCGCCGACGTGGTCGCGGCGTTCGGCGACAGCGCCTGGACGCTGGTCGAGGTGCTGGCGATCATCGCCGGGGGGATCCTGCTCGCCCGCGTCATGGACCGCAGCGGCGCCCAGCGGGGACTGGCCCGGTGGCTCTCGGCCGGCGGCGGGCCCACGGTGGCCTCGGCGCTGCTGATGGCCCACGGTGTCGTGCCCTTCATGGAGACGGTCACCGGCTTCGGGGTCTCGGTGATCATCGGGCTGCCGCTGCTGCTGTCCCTGGGGTTCACGCCGCTGCGGGCCGCCACGCTGTCGCTGATCGCCCTGATGGTGGGGCCGTGGGGCTCGATGGGCCCGGGCACGCTGCTGGGCGCCCAGATCGCCGGGGTCCCCCTGGACGAGCTCGGGGTGGCCTCGGGGGTCCTCAACGTCCTCGCCTTCCTCGGCTCCGGCGCCGTGGCCGCGGTCGTCGCCGGCCGCGGCCTGCCCGCCCCCGAGGCCCGGTTCCGGGCCGCCGTCCACGCCCGCTGGATCGGCGCGGGGCTGGCCTCGGGCGCGGTGCTCTCCGTCCTGGTCCTGGCCGCCAACCTAGCCCTCGGCACGGCCGTGGCCGGCGCGGTGGCGACCCTGGTGATGTCCGCGGGCTGGGCCGCCGTGATCAGCCGGGGCCGGCTGGGCCCCGTCCCGGTCCGCGCGCTGGTGCCGTACGCGGTCCTGCTGGCGGGCACCACCGCCGGGCAGCTCCTCGAGCGGGCGCTGCCGCTGGGCGGGTTCGGTGCGGTGCTGGGCTCCCCGGCCCTGTGGTCGAGCACCGGTGCCCTGGCCGGCGTCGTCGTGCTCGGCCTCGACAGGAGCCACCGGCGGCGGCTCCCCCGGGAGACCCTGCGGATGTGGCTGCAGGTGGCGGTGCCGACGGGCCTGTACCTGGTCCTGGGCACCGCGGTCTCCGGGGGCGGGCTGGCCGAGGCGCTGGCCGCCGCCCTGACGGGGCTGGGGCCGGCCTACCTGTTCCTCGTGCCGCTGCTCGGCGGCCTGGGCGGCTACATCACCGCATCGGGCACCGGGGCCAACGCCATGTTCGGCGGCACCCAGGACGCCGCCGCGCAGGCCCTCGGGATCGACCCCCTGTGGATGATGGCCTCCCAGAACGTGGCCGCCGGGCTGGCCTGCCTGGCCAGCCCGGCGCGCATCGAGCTCGCCTACCGCATGGCCGGCCCGCACCAGCGCCGGGACACCCCCGGGCCCGCCCTCACCCGCGGGGCCCTGGTCGCCAGGACGCTGCCGTTCGTGCTCGTGTGCCTGGTGCTGTGGGGCCTCGGCAACCTGCTCTGGCTGCCGACCGCCGGCTGA
- a CDS encoding SRPBCC domain-containing protein: MTPPRATGRPEIRRDGTWIVFVRHLDAPVEQAWAAVTDPRRLERWIGTWTGDPASGSVAFRMTAEEGMPEEVHHIEACEPPRLLRTRARGEGLDGQDHDWRLEIRLAEDGGGTALHLAQFLPEAAWAHSIGPGWDYYLDRLVAAETGGDVAAVDFGRDYHPALVPAYEQRFPLAPRRP; this comes from the coding sequence ATGACACCACCACGGGCCACCGGCCGGCCCGAGATCCGCCGGGACGGGACGTGGATCGTGTTCGTCCGCCACCTCGACGCCCCCGTCGAGCAGGCGTGGGCGGCCGTCACGGACCCCCGGCGCCTGGAGCGCTGGATCGGCACCTGGACCGGGGACCCGGCCTCCGGCAGCGTCGCCTTCCGGATGACCGCCGAGGAGGGCATGCCGGAGGAGGTGCACCACATCGAGGCCTGCGAGCCCCCGCGGCTGCTGCGCACGCGCGCCCGCGGCGAGGGCCTCGACGGGCAGGACCACGACTGGCGGCTGGAGATCCGGCTGGCCGAGGACGGTGGCGGGACGGCGCTGCACCTCGCCCAGTTCCTGCCGGAGGCGGCGTGGGCGCACAGCATCGGGCCCGGCTGGGACTACTACCTGGACCGGCTCGTGGCGGCCGAGACGGGCGGGGACGTCGCGGCCGTCGACTTCGGGCGCGACTACCACCCGGCCCTCGTGCCCGCCTACGAGCAGCGCTTCCCGCTCGCGCCCCGGCGACCGTGA
- a CDS encoding glycosyltransferase — MTVPGDDGPGGARRSLCLYTRSADPSGMGAHLLELAGGLAGRMDVTVLCRTGERVRWLFEAASACGARAVALPGPHDPAYPEVLGAHLASHPVDVFHCHAGWRWEDPHGLRLAAAAGVPAVVITHHLSYLLRHPGKAQRLVRNTSWAHWRIAVSDTLRESYLARGVSPERFVTVPNGIGPRRQAPGRAAARAALRLPAQVPVVLSTGRLTAVKDHRSLIGAAALLAPEHPDLQVVVLGEGELRAELEGLVAALGLGGVVHLPGHRADARALLDAADVFVLPSRAEGMPLTVLEAMEAGLPVVATRGTGSEEAVVHGRTGLLVPPGDPGELAAALGALLDDDCVRGRYGTAGRRRYLERFTVEAMLAGTLAVYDAALAPRGAGARAPGG, encoded by the coding sequence GTGACGGTCCCCGGCGACGACGGGCCCGGCGGTGCACGCCGGTCGCTGTGCCTGTACACCCGCTCCGCCGACCCCTCCGGGATGGGGGCGCACCTGCTGGAGCTGGCCGGCGGACTGGCCGGCCGCATGGACGTCACGGTGCTGTGCCGCACCGGCGAGCGCGTGCGCTGGCTCTTCGAGGCGGCCTCCGCGTGCGGGGCGCGCGCGGTGGCGCTGCCGGGGCCGCACGATCCGGCCTATCCCGAGGTCCTGGGCGCGCACCTCGCCTCGCACCCGGTGGACGTCTTCCACTGCCACGCCGGGTGGAGGTGGGAGGACCCGCACGGCCTGCGCCTGGCCGCGGCCGCCGGCGTGCCGGCGGTGGTCATCACCCACCACCTGTCCTACCTGCTGCGCCATCCCGGCAAGGCCCAGCGGCTGGTGCGCAACACCTCCTGGGCCCACTGGCGGATCGCCGTGTCCGACACGCTCCGGGAGTCCTACCTCGCCCGCGGCGTCAGCCCGGAGCGCTTCGTCACGGTCCCCAACGGCATCGGCCCGCGCCGGCAGGCCCCCGGGAGGGCGGCCGCCAGGGCGGCGCTGCGGCTGCCCGCGCAGGTTCCGGTCGTGCTCTCGACCGGGCGGCTGACCGCGGTCAAGGACCATCGGTCCCTAATCGGGGCCGCCGCGCTGCTCGCACCGGAGCACCCGGACCTGCAGGTGGTGGTCCTGGGGGAGGGCGAGCTGCGGGCGGAGCTGGAGGGCCTCGTGGCCGCGCTGGGCCTGGGCGGCGTCGTGCACCTGCCGGGCCACCGGGCGGACGCGCGGGCGCTGCTGGACGCCGCGGACGTCTTCGTGCTGCCGTCGCGGGCCGAGGGCATGCCGCTGACCGTGCTCGAGGCGATGGAGGCCGGACTGCCGGTCGTCGCCACCCGGGGCACGGGCTCGGAGGAGGCCGTGGTCCACGGCCGGACGGGCCTGCTCGTGCCTCCCGGGGACCCCGGGGAGCTGGCCGCGGCGCTGGGGGCGCTGCTCGACGACGACTGCGTCCGCGGCCGGTACGGCACCGCCGGGCGCCGGCGGTATCTGGAGCGCTTCACCGTCGAGGCCATGCTGGCCGGCACGCTGGCCGTCTACGACGCGGCCCTGGCGCCGCGGGGCGCGGGGGCACGCGCCCCCGGCGGCTGA
- a CDS encoding alpha/beta hydrolase, with amino-acid sequence MSAAALPAPVVATAGSTDPDAPLVVLLHGRGSHEREILGVADHLPTGPAYAAVRAPIPEGAGFAWFANRGIGRPVAASLAATTAWFRSWLDGAAPAGRPVVLIGFSGGAAFAGALLLSEPARFAGAAILHGTLPFDAGIPVEPARLAGTPVFVTQGEADTVIPRELLERTWSYLHTGSGAEVLGRRDPGGHGLGPRTVAALRNWVQELVTAG; translated from the coding sequence ATGAGCGCCGCCGCCCTCCCCGCCCCCGTGGTGGCCACGGCCGGCAGCACCGACCCGGACGCACCCCTGGTGGTGCTGCTGCACGGGCGCGGCTCGCACGAGCGCGAGATCCTCGGCGTGGCCGACCACCTGCCCACCGGGCCCGCCTACGCCGCCGTGCGCGCCCCGATCCCCGAGGGCGCAGGCTTCGCCTGGTTCGCCAACCGCGGCATCGGCCGGCCCGTGGCCGCGTCCCTGGCCGCCACCACCGCCTGGTTCCGCTCCTGGCTGGACGGGGCGGCCCCGGCGGGCCGGCCGGTGGTCCTCATCGGCTTCAGCGGCGGCGCGGCCTTCGCCGGGGCCCTGCTGCTGAGCGAGCCCGCCCGCTTCGCCGGGGCGGCGATCCTCCACGGCACCCTGCCCTTCGACGCGGGGATCCCCGTGGAGCCCGCCCGGCTGGCCGGCACCCCGGTGTTCGTCACCCAGGGCGAGGCGGACACGGTCATCCCCCGCGAGCTGCTCGAGCGCACCTGGTCCTACCTGCACACCGGCTCCGGCGCCGAGGTCCTGGGCCGCCGCGACCCCGGCGGCCACGGCCTCGGTCCCCGCACCGTCGCCGCGCTGCGGAACTGGGTCCAGGAGCTGGTGACCGCCGGCTGA
- a CDS encoding VOC family protein yields the protein MPIDPVRLNHAVLFVADLDRALDFYTEVFGMTVVAREPRAHAAFLRLPRSGNHHDLGLFGVGPDAPARARGGIGLYHLAWQVDTVEELAAARELLLTAGAYAGESSHGATKSVYGADPDGHEFEIMWMLPRQDWGRWEHEAPVEALDLAAELHRWPGTPTAGTLVQDSAPAERA from the coding sequence ATGCCCATCGACCCGGTCCGGCTCAACCACGCCGTGCTCTTCGTCGCCGACCTCGACCGCGCCCTGGACTTCTACACCGAGGTCTTCGGCATGACCGTCGTCGCCCGCGAACCCCGTGCCCACGCGGCGTTCCTGCGCCTGCCGCGCTCGGGCAACCACCACGACCTCGGCCTCTTCGGGGTCGGCCCCGACGCCCCGGCCCGTGCCCGCGGGGGCATCGGGCTCTACCACCTCGCCTGGCAGGTCGACACCGTCGAGGAGCTCGCCGCCGCCCGGGAGCTCCTCCTGACGGCCGGGGCCTACGCCGGGGAGTCCAGCCACGGCGCCACCAAGAGCGTCTACGGCGCGGACCCCGACGGCCACGAGTTCGAGATCATGTGGATGCTGCCCCGGCAGGACTGGGGCCGCTGGGAGCACGAGGCCCCGGTCGAGGCCCTCGACCTGGCGGCCGAGCTGCACCGCTGGCCGGGCACCCCCACCGCCGGGACCCTCGTGCAGGACAGCGCCCCGGCGGAGCGGGCATGA